The proteins below are encoded in one region of Deinococcus sp. Leaf326:
- the yqeK gene encoding bis(5'-nucleosyl)-tetraphosphatase (symmetrical) YqeK, whose protein sequence is MNVALRLPAAWPALGAWEARVRLMVRPRRFEHVQRVATLARQIAVANHLSAQQIEQAYAAGILHDIARDLPDAELLRLAPPECDIDALHPLALHGRAARTLLEHWGYRDAVVLEAVEDHTTGPRGGNPVAACVYIADVSEPGRGVNDDIRELALHDLGAALNRAIVSKVTYLQGRGITVHPRTMTAYQALEPGSSAAPTSVENAQTASGTTIRFPAPSRF, encoded by the coding sequence ATGAACGTCGCGCTCCGGCTGCCTGCTGCCTGGCCCGCGCTGGGCGCCTGGGAAGCCCGTGTCCGGCTCATGGTCCGGCCCCGGCGCTTCGAGCACGTGCAGCGCGTCGCCACCCTGGCGCGGCAGATCGCCGTCGCCAACCACCTGAGCGCCCAGCAGATCGAGCAGGCCTACGCCGCCGGCATCCTGCACGACATCGCCCGCGACCTGCCCGACGCCGAGCTGCTGCGCCTCGCGCCGCCCGAATGCGACATCGACGCTCTGCATCCGCTGGCGCTGCACGGCCGCGCGGCCCGGACCCTCCTCGAACACTGGGGCTACCGCGACGCGGTGGTCTTGGAGGCCGTCGAGGACCATACGACCGGCCCACGCGGGGGCAACCCGGTGGCGGCGTGCGTCTATATCGCCGACGTCTCCGAACCGGGCCGGGGGGTGAATGACGATATCCGTGAGCTGGCGCTGCACGACCTGGGTGCAGCCCTGAACCGCGCGATCGTCTCGAAGGTCACCTACCTGCAGGGCCGGGGGATCACAGTGCACCCACGGACCATGACGGCCTACCAGGCGCTGGAGCCGGGAAGCAGCGCGGCGCCCACGTCCGTCGAGAATGCCCAGACGGCGTCTGGTACGACCATCCGCTTTCCGGCGCCCTCCCGGTTCTGA
- a CDS encoding LCP family protein yields MTHSDPLPPTPRAAARRANSLLRAAQAFGLSLSALTLGGFALLGAPGTAAPVTTLPGQAPQFTVLLAGRDVIYCYYRQPCRNQDQRTGLVQTPNTDTLMLVKVSGDRVDVLNIPRDTTVGEFSWRQSAAAQKVNSKYWSGGPEALTRAVEEITGERVDSYVVVRTDYVARVIDALGGLDVTVPEPGIEWVDQAAGVNLKLTPGNHHLGGDQAVLFLRVRKGFGDDYGRIDHQKQALTQLAARLKSPQGLVALPTILGGVGNGVETNVDPNLLPSLLPHLSAMRLRFATLPTDTIRGSFNLAPDRERLAQVWGAAPVRTGQDVAGTARPAPVRVTIQDASGADLGEALARALKVLGYAQVQVQRAPASSVSSQVFTQQDVGAAETLADLLGLPRLQGERFPVAPGEVGILLGADAAQQLAGLRAYQTPTTPTPVPIQTPTPETP; encoded by the coding sequence TTGACCCACTCTGATCCCCTGCCCCCCACCCCCCGCGCTGCTGCGCGCCGCGCCAACTCGCTGCTGCGCGCGGCGCAGGCGTTCGGGCTGAGCCTGTCGGCCCTGACCCTGGGCGGCTTCGCGCTGCTGGGCGCGCCCGGCACGGCGGCGCCCGTCACCACGTTGCCGGGCCAGGCGCCGCAGTTCACGGTCCTGCTTGCCGGACGCGACGTGATCTACTGCTACTACCGCCAGCCGTGCAGGAACCAGGATCAGCGCACCGGCCTGGTCCAGACCCCCAACACCGACACCCTGATGCTCGTCAAGGTGAGCGGAGACCGGGTGGACGTCCTGAACATTCCGCGCGATACGACGGTCGGCGAGTTCAGCTGGCGCCAGTCGGCCGCCGCCCAGAAGGTGAACAGCAAATACTGGTCTGGCGGCCCCGAGGCCCTGACCCGCGCGGTCGAGGAGATCACCGGGGAGCGGGTGGATTCCTACGTCGTCGTGCGGACCGACTATGTGGCGCGGGTCATCGACGCGCTCGGGGGTCTGGACGTGACGGTGCCCGAGCCGGGTATCGAGTGGGTGGATCAGGCGGCGGGCGTGAATCTCAAGCTCACGCCGGGCAACCACCACCTCGGAGGCGACCAAGCGGTGCTATTCCTGCGGGTACGCAAGGGCTTCGGGGACGACTACGGCCGCATCGACCATCAGAAGCAGGCCCTGACCCAGCTCGCCGCCCGCCTCAAGTCGCCCCAGGGCCTCGTCGCGCTGCCGACCATCCTGGGCGGGGTGGGCAACGGCGTCGAGACCAACGTGGACCCGAACCTGCTGCCCTCGCTGCTGCCGCACCTGTCGGCCATGCGGCTGCGCTTCGCCACGCTGCCCACCGACACCATCCGGGGCAGCTTCAATCTCGCGCCCGACCGCGAGCGGCTGGCCCAGGTGTGGGGCGCGGCTCCAGTCCGTACCGGGCAGGACGTGGCGGGCACGGCCCGTCCGGCGCCCGTCCGGGTTACTATTCAGGATGCCAGCGGCGCCGACCTCGGCGAAGCACTGGCCCGCGCCCTGAAGGTGCTGGGCTACGCACAGGTGCAGGTGCAGCGTGCGCCGGCCAGCAGCGTGAGCAGTCAGGTGTTTACCCAGCAGGACGTGGGGGCCGCCGAGACCCTCGCCGACCTGCTGGGCCTGCCGCGTCTCCAGGGCGAGCGCTTTCCCGTCGCGCCCGGCGAAGTGGGCATCTTGCTGGGCGCCGACGCCGCGCAGCAGCTCGCCGGTCTGCGTGCCTATCAGACCCCAACCACCCCGACCCCCGTCCCCATCCAGACCCCCACGCCGGAGACCCCATGA
- a CDS encoding winged helix-turn-helix domain-containing protein, which yields MSHVVVIEDEGTVRDVLRFHLERAGLRVSAFGSTREAQDALTAADVLVLDWMLPGESGLGFLRRLRADQELRRLPVLMLTARAAEAERVEGLETGADDYLTKPFSAAELVARVRALLRRSQPDAPQHLGNGPLNIDLAAAEARMDGRRLNLTRREFDLLAFLTQHAGRVYSRTELLDRVWGADFLGGERTVDQHVTQLRAHLGDDPGQPDFLETVRGKGYRMRPRTAERAESGRTLPDRAESA from the coding sequence ATGAGCCATGTGGTCGTGATCGAGGATGAGGGCACCGTCCGGGATGTGCTGCGCTTTCATCTGGAGCGGGCCGGGCTGCGCGTCTCGGCCTTCGGAAGTACCCGTGAGGCCCAGGACGCGCTGACCGCAGCCGACGTGTTGGTGCTCGACTGGATGCTGCCCGGAGAGAGCGGCCTGGGCTTCCTGCGCCGGCTGCGCGCCGACCAGGAACTGCGCCGGCTGCCGGTGCTCATGCTCACCGCCCGCGCCGCCGAAGCCGAGCGGGTCGAAGGCCTGGAGACGGGCGCCGACGACTACCTGACCAAGCCCTTCTCAGCCGCCGAGCTCGTGGCCCGCGTGCGCGCCCTGCTGCGCCGCTCGCAGCCCGACGCCCCGCAGCACCTGGGCAACGGGCCCCTGAACATCGACCTCGCGGCGGCCGAGGCGCGCATGGACGGGCGTCGCCTGAACCTCACGCGGCGCGAGTTCGACCTGCTGGCCTTCCTGACCCAGCACGCCGGGCGGGTGTACTCGCGCACCGAACTGCTCGACCGGGTCTGGGGCGCGGATTTCCTGGGCGGCGAGCGCACGGTGGACCAGCACGTCACGCAGCTTCGGGCGCACCTGGGCGACGATCCGGGCCAGCCCGACTTTCTGGAGACGGTGCGCGGCAAGGGCTACCGCATGCGCCCCCGCACGGCCGAGCGCGCCGAATCCGGGCGCACCCTGCCCGACCGGGCTGAGTCGGCATGA
- the cdaA gene encoding diadenylate cyclase CdaA — MPALSLGPVSPRDLLDILLVTTLVYQGYKLVVGTRAVNVLRGILIFAGVWGAAQILGLVTLSTLLGRAGTVGLFALVILFQPELRAALERVGRPRGREAQSGAALQDLARALERLAERKVGALVAIERSTPLGEYAATGVRLDAVVSAPFLEALFARNAPLHDGGVILQGSRVVAAGCLFPLQQSDGTYRRYGTRHRAAIGLSELTDAVVLIASEERGSIRIALGGRLGPDLNGSELREQLRTLVYDYGGPGYVSSPAPDTGRGP; from the coding sequence TTGCCTGCGCTGTCCCTCGGCCCCGTCAGCCCCCGTGACCTGCTCGATATCCTGCTGGTCACGACACTGGTGTACCAGGGCTACAAGCTGGTCGTGGGGACCCGCGCGGTGAACGTGCTGCGCGGCATCCTGATCTTTGCGGGCGTGTGGGGCGCGGCGCAGATCCTGGGCCTCGTTACCCTCAGTACCCTGCTTGGGCGTGCGGGGACCGTGGGACTCTTTGCCCTGGTCATCCTCTTTCAGCCCGAGCTGCGCGCCGCGCTGGAACGGGTGGGGCGCCCACGCGGCCGCGAGGCCCAGAGCGGAGCGGCGTTGCAGGACCTCGCCCGCGCCCTCGAACGCCTCGCCGAGCGCAAGGTGGGCGCCCTGGTCGCCATCGAGCGCAGCACGCCGCTGGGCGAATACGCCGCGACCGGCGTGCGGCTCGACGCGGTGGTCAGCGCGCCCTTCCTGGAGGCGCTGTTTGCCCGCAACGCGCCCCTGCACGACGGAGGCGTCATCCTGCAGGGCTCGCGGGTGGTGGCGGCGGGCTGCCTCTTTCCGCTGCAGCAGAGCGACGGCACATACCGCCGTTACGGCACCCGCCACCGCGCGGCTATCGGGCTGTCGGAACTGACCGACGCCGTGGTGTTGATCGCCAGTGAGGAACGCGGCAGCATCCGCATCGCACTGGGAGGGCGCCTGGGACCGGACCTCAACGGCAGTGAGCTGCGCGAGCAGCTGCGCACCCTGGTCTACGACTACGGCGGTCCGGGCTACGTGTCCAGCCCGGCGCCGGATACGGGGCGCGGCCCGTGA
- a CDS encoding YbbR-like domain-containing protein, with protein sequence MSGPGHLPEKVRRWLRPAYVWRRLTHNLLPKLTALVVASVLWYVTTGDRRANVEQGFDVPVTVRDTTGGDERRAVASLNPDTVRVTLSGRPERLSELRGANIEAVVDVTGVPEGGFNRPVTVTVPADTTLTRRSPERVQGSVETQLARTVTVTASVTAPQDSSLPRYSTSPADVTLSGPSRAVATVTRVVTTPTGLQPGESREVRLLALDERGLPVESVQTRPTSVTLRRQDRGEVPLKTLRVTLAGPPTGLRVASATLEPANVRVVASPALLARLREVVGRVTYRPGTYSVPVQLDLPGGAQALDTVNVRLVVETAASSSPSN encoded by the coding sequence GTGAGCGGCCCCGGCCACCTGCCCGAGAAGGTGCGGCGCTGGCTGCGCCCGGCCTACGTCTGGCGCCGCCTGACCCACAACCTGCTGCCCAAACTCACGGCGCTGGTGGTCGCCTCGGTGCTGTGGTACGTGACGACCGGCGACCGGCGAGCCAACGTCGAGCAGGGTTTCGACGTGCCGGTGACGGTGCGCGACACCACTGGGGGCGACGAGCGCCGCGCCGTCGCCTCACTCAATCCGGACACCGTCCGCGTGACGCTCTCGGGCCGCCCGGAGCGCCTGAGCGAGCTGCGCGGCGCGAACATCGAGGCGGTCGTGGACGTAACCGGCGTCCCCGAGGGCGGCTTCAACCGCCCCGTGACGGTCACGGTGCCGGCCGACACCACCCTGACCCGCCGCAGCCCCGAGCGGGTGCAGGGCTCGGTCGAGACGCAGCTCGCGCGCACGGTCACGGTCACGGCGAGTGTCACGGCCCCCCAGGACAGCAGCCTGCCGCGCTACTCGACCTCGCCGGCCGACGTGACCCTGAGCGGCCCGAGCCGCGCCGTAGCCACCGTGACCCGGGTCGTGACCACCCCGACCGGGCTGCAACCAGGCGAGTCCCGCGAGGTGCGGCTGCTGGCCCTCGACGAGCGTGGTCTGCCGGTCGAGAGCGTGCAGACCCGGCCCACCAGCGTCACGCTGCGCCGGCAGGACCGGGGCGAGGTTCCGCTCAAGACCCTGCGGGTTACGCTGGCCGGCCCGCCCACCGGGCTACGGGTCGCCTCGGCCACCCTGGAACCGGCCAATGTGCGGGTGGTGGCCTCGCCGGCCCTGCTTGCCCGGCTGCGCGAGGTCGTGGGCCGCGTGACCTACCGCCCCGGCACCTACAGCGTCCCTGTCCAACTCGACCTTCCAGGCGGTGCCCAGGCGCTCGATACAGTCAACGTGCGGCTGGTCGTAGAAACGGCAGCGAGCAGTTCACCGTCAAACTGA
- a CDS encoding cell wall metabolism sensor histidine kinase WalK, which yields MTAQPNVPLPPASAPGAWMDALPQAVLLTERGLVTRLNAAAVRLWGVPQERAAGRPVLEVVRRHTLETLLERGGELELEAGGRTLRCTATRDRDGSALIVEDVTEHRRREAELREATAVLSHEFRTPVAALRGVLEALEYDMPTDLAQNFVRQGLQETERLARLVEDLAVGFRPTRARTLALAEAFARAERLLGSELSARQASLSFGQDYLVRADPDKLLQVLLNLVENALKYGPAGQPVGVVTTLRGTWVEVCVLDRGAPLTDTDNLFRAHTRGRAATGQGSGMGLYIVRSIVQGWGGQVWVERQGEHNAFCFTLPGVAGIGEPR from the coding sequence ATGACCGCCCAGCCGAACGTCCCGCTGCCCCCTGCCTCCGCGCCGGGCGCCTGGATGGACGCGCTGCCCCAGGCAGTGCTGCTCACCGAGCGCGGCCTAGTCACGCGCCTGAACGCCGCCGCCGTGCGGCTGTGGGGCGTACCCCAGGAGCGCGCCGCCGGGCGTCCGGTGCTGGAGGTCGTGCGCCGTCACACCCTGGAAACGCTGCTGGAGCGCGGCGGCGAGCTCGAGCTGGAAGCGGGCGGGCGCACCCTGCGCTGCACTGCCACCCGCGACAGAGACGGCTCGGCCCTCATCGTCGAGGACGTCACCGAGCACCGCCGCCGCGAGGCGGAGCTTAGAGAGGCGACGGCCGTCCTGTCGCACGAGTTCCGCACGCCCGTCGCCGCGCTGCGCGGGGTGCTCGAAGCCCTGGAATACGACATGCCCACCGACCTCGCGCAGAACTTCGTGCGGCAGGGGCTTCAGGAGACCGAGCGGCTCGCCCGGCTGGTCGAGGACCTCGCGGTGGGATTCCGGCCCACCCGCGCGCGCACCCTAGCCCTCGCCGAGGCCTTTGCGCGCGCCGAGCGGCTGCTGGGCAGCGAACTCTCGGCGCGGCAGGCCAGCCTGAGCTTCGGGCAGGACTACCTCGTGCGGGCGGACCCCGACAAGCTGCTGCAGGTGCTGCTCAATCTCGTCGAGAACGCCCTGAAGTACGGTCCGGCCGGGCAGCCGGTGGGGGTCGTGACCACCCTGCGCGGCACCTGGGTCGAGGTCTGCGTGCTCGACCGGGGCGCGCCGCTGACCGACACGGACAACCTGTTCCGGGCACACACGCGTGGGCGCGCAGCCACCGGCCAGGGCAGCGGTATGGGGCTGTATATCGTGCGCAGCATCGTGCAGGGCTGGGGCGGCCAGGTCTGGGTCGAGCGCCAGGGCGAGCACAACGCCTTCTGCTTTACGCTGCCGGGCGTGGCGGGCATCGGTGAGCCGCGCTGA
- a CDS encoding MFS transporter, whose translation MLWTRPLTMLQLLALLLASELVRTGFFVAALPLLGPGLGLGPAVIGAMVGAHYLTDAVGKGPMGLVSERWGLGRVLVLGAFLGLLTVLGTRLWPSAWWGVLACALWGLAFGTLWPGLMSVSQALARPGRTARALAVSNLSVAPAILAGVLLVGPLLQGSSRGGWALLLGAQGLALLLALGLWRLRLPVPEGPLPAAERPTPAAPRLRLPGEWGRVAVLLPAAFAQTLAPGLLVTLLYPLLAHLGLGLRDLALPGLIGAAAFALSLGVLGRLADQVHPRRALTPGLLLLAAVFALVAVSAPQEVRARLWIIAPLLGVGYGAFMAGWNGLVARTLPPQHRAAAWGTVMAVESLGYAAGPLLGGAAWQLGSQAGVFGLGAAVFLLTELYYLWPGRRLVRRAGEA comes from the coding sequence GTGCTGTGGACCCGTCCCCTGACCATGCTCCAGCTTCTGGCGCTGCTGCTGGCCTCGGAGCTGGTCCGCACCGGTTTTTTTGTGGCGGCGCTGCCGCTGCTGGGGCCGGGGCTGGGGCTGGGGCCGGCCGTGATCGGGGCGATGGTCGGGGCGCATTACCTCACCGACGCGGTCGGCAAGGGACCGATGGGCCTCGTCTCCGAACGCTGGGGGCTGGGCCGGGTGCTCGTGCTCGGCGCGTTTCTGGGCCTGCTGACGGTGCTGGGGACGCGGCTGTGGCCCTCGGCCTGGTGGGGAGTGCTGGCCTGTGCGCTGTGGGGTCTGGCGTTCGGCACGCTGTGGCCCGGCCTGATGAGCGTCTCGCAGGCCCTGGCCCGGCCGGGGCGCACCGCGCGGGCGCTAGCGGTCAGTAACCTCAGCGTGGCGCCGGCCATCTTGGCGGGGGTCCTGCTGGTCGGGCCACTGTTGCAGGGCAGCTCCCGCGGGGGCTGGGCCCTGCTGCTGGGCGCGCAGGGGCTCGCCCTGCTGCTGGCCCTGGGCCTGTGGCGCCTGCGCCTGCCCGTGCCTGAAGGTCCGCTCCCGGCTGCGGAGCGGCCGACCCCGGCCGCGCCCCGCCTCCGGCTGCCCGGCGAGTGGGGCCGGGTCGCGGTGCTGCTGCCCGCCGCCTTCGCGCAGACGCTGGCGCCGGGGCTGCTCGTCACGCTGCTGTATCCGCTGCTCGCGCACCTGGGGCTGGGCCTGCGGGACCTCGCGTTGCCGGGACTGATCGGAGCGGCGGCCTTCGCCCTGAGCCTGGGGGTGCTGGGCCGCCTCGCCGACCAGGTTCATCCCCGGCGCGCGCTGACGCCGGGGCTGCTGCTGCTCGCGGCCGTCTTCGCCCTCGTCGCCGTGTCTGCTCCCCAGGAGGTCCGGGCGCGGCTATGGATCATCGCGCCGCTGCTGGGGGTGGGCTACGGGGCCTTCATGGCGGGCTGGAACGGGCTGGTGGCGCGCACCCTGCCGCCGCAGCACCGCGCCGCCGCCTGGGGAACCGTCATGGCGGTCGAGTCGCTGGGCTACGCGGCGGGGCCGCTGCTGGGGGGTGCGGCGTGGCAGCTCGGTTCCCAGGCGGGTGTGTTCGGGCTGGGGGCCGCCGTATTCCTGCTGACCGAGCTGTACTACCTGTGGCCCGGGCGCCGGCTCGTGCGCCGGGCCGGCGAGGCCTGA
- the phoU gene encoding phosphate signaling complex protein PhoU, translated as MRETLENDLRAVLNGALNMLGTVEQMLPVAADVLLREQADRLDEIRSLDREVDAQEAALEAECLRIIALHQPVARDLRLVALILKSLSDIERMGDYAVHVAEDGAELAQAPALKRYVNLGRMLERLGEMSQNLRTALADRDVTRAEQTTVMDDEVDELYEQIQRELVTYMLEDPRNISKALTLMRVGRSLERIGDHMENVSERVRYWVTGARD; from the coding sequence ATGCGTGAGACCCTGGAAAATGACCTGAGAGCCGTCCTGAACGGCGCCCTGAATATGCTCGGCACCGTCGAGCAGATGCTGCCGGTGGCGGCCGACGTGCTGCTGCGCGAACAGGCCGACCGCCTGGACGAGATCCGCTCGCTTGACCGCGAGGTCGACGCCCAGGAAGCCGCGCTGGAGGCCGAGTGCCTGCGCATCATCGCGCTGCACCAGCCGGTGGCGCGCGACCTGCGGCTCGTGGCCCTGATTCTCAAGAGCCTGTCGGACATCGAGCGCATGGGCGACTACGCCGTGCATGTGGCCGAGGACGGCGCCGAGCTGGCCCAGGCCCCGGCCCTCAAGCGTTACGTCAACTTGGGGCGGATGCTCGAACGCCTGGGCGAGATGAGCCAGAACCTGCGCACGGCCCTGGCCGACCGCGACGTGACCCGCGCCGAGCAGACCACCGTGATGGACGACGAGGTCGACGAGCTGTACGAGCAGATCCAGCGTGAACTCGTGACCTACATGCTCGAGGACCCGCGCAACATCTCCAAGGCGCTGACGCTGATGCGGGTGGGCCGCAGCCTGGAGCGCATCGGCGACCACATGGAAAACGTCTCCGAGCGCGTGCGCTACTGGGTCACGGGCGCGCGCGACTGA
- a CDS encoding carboxylesterase/lipase family protein, with protein MVRFLQVVTTLALLAAGGSSGQDAAPLPSALPRPLTLNVAPTPAAAFPVPDLRVRVHGGALLGRALDGGIRVWQGVPYAAPPTGERRWQPPQPPAPWTGLRAATALGDVCPQPLSQMPGDGRSGVRGAEDCLFLNVYAPPLPTAGRATRTPVMVWLHGGSFRSGAGSDYAAEVLAREQGVTVVTLNYRLGALGFLAAPALADGTGGSGNYGLMDQQEALRWVRRNIAAFGGDPRNVTVFGESAGAMSICAQLASPLSRGLFDRAILQSGPCTPQGITTPLSSALTTGSAYARALGCAPQDAACLRAVPAARLLDVPVPGSRVPGAVELGIVSGDRALPRPPAEVFAAGAGLRVPVLLGTNRDEGTLFVAPVAGAGQDLPLWQFWAVVALLERWDAPRALASYPAAGGTVGNAAAALVTDSIFACPTSDLAADLARTGPVYTYEFRDPAPPLELSPTASVPRYGASHASELVSVFGTRLAGLADPAQFTAPQAELARTLRTYWANFARRGDPNGPGLAPWAPYDADTGRVMGLAPGATAEFTGFRQDHRCGLWDRLAVR; from the coding sequence ATGGTCCGGTTCCTGCAGGTGGTGACGACTCTGGCGCTTCTCGCGGCAGGGGGGTCGTCCGGGCAGGACGCCGCGCCCCTCCCCAGTGCGTTGCCCCGCCCCCTCACGTTGAACGTCGCGCCGACCCCCGCCGCCGCCTTTCCGGTCCCCGACCTGCGGGTCCGGGTTCACGGGGGTGCGCTGCTGGGCCGCGCCCTGGACGGCGGGATCCGGGTCTGGCAGGGCGTTCCCTACGCGGCTCCCCCGACCGGCGAGCGGCGCTGGCAGCCCCCGCAGCCGCCCGCGCCCTGGACGGGCCTGCGCGCCGCGACCGCACTGGGCGACGTGTGCCCGCAGCCCCTGTCGCAGATGCCCGGCGACGGCCGCAGTGGCGTGCGTGGCGCCGAGGACTGCCTGTTTCTCAACGTCTACGCGCCGCCCCTGCCCACCGCCGGACGGGCGACTCGCACGCCAGTCATGGTCTGGCTTCACGGTGGGTCGTTCCGCAGCGGTGCGGGCAGTGACTACGCGGCCGAAGTCCTCGCCCGCGAGCAGGGCGTGACCGTCGTGACCCTCAACTACCGCCTGGGAGCCCTGGGGTTCCTGGCGGCCCCGGCCCTGGCGGACGGAACGGGCGGCAGCGGCAACTACGGCCTGATGGACCAGCAGGAGGCCCTGCGCTGGGTACGCCGCAACATTGCCGCCTTCGGGGGCGACCCGCGCAACGTCACGGTGTTCGGCGAGTCGGCCGGGGCCATGAGCATCTGTGCGCAGCTCGCCTCACCTCTGTCGCGCGGGCTGTTCGACCGCGCAATTCTCCAGAGCGGGCCATGTACGCCGCAGGGCATCACCACCCCCCTGAGCAGCGCGCTGACCACCGGCAGTGCCTACGCCCGTGCGCTGGGCTGCGCGCCGCAGGACGCCGCCTGCCTGCGCGCCGTGCCGGCTGCCCGGTTGCTGGACGTGCCCGTGCCCGGCAGCCGGGTGCCCGGCGCGGTCGAGCTGGGCATCGTATCGGGGGACCGCGCGCTGCCCCGGCCCCCCGCCGAGGTGTTCGCGGCGGGCGCGGGCCTGCGGGTACCGGTGCTGCTGGGCACCAACCGGGACGAGGGCACGCTGTTCGTGGCCCCAGTAGCGGGCGCCGGACAGGACCTGCCGCTGTGGCAGTTCTGGGCCGTGGTGGCGCTGCTTGAGCGCTGGGACGCGCCGCGCGCCCTCGCCAGCTACCCGGCGGCCGGCGGCACGGTGGGGAACGCGGCCGCCGCCCTGGTCACCGACAGCATCTTCGCCTGCCCGACCAGCGACCTCGCCGCCGACCTCGCGCGGACAGGGCCGGTGTATACCTACGAGTTCCGCGATCCCGCGCCTCCGCTGGAGCTGTCTCCGACCGCCAGCGTGCCGCGTTACGGCGCCTCGCACGCCTCGGAGCTCGTCAGCGTGTTCGGCACGCGCCTCGCCGGGTTGGCCGATCCCGCGCAGTTCACCGCCCCGCAGGCCGAACTCGCCCGCACCCTGCGGACCTACTGGGCCAACTTCGCGCGCCGGGGCGATCCCAACGGACCGGGGCTGGCCCCCTGGGCCCCCTACGACGCCGATACGGGCCGGGTAATGGGCCTTGCCCCCGGGGCCACCGCCGAGTTCACAGGGTTTCGTCAGGACCACCGCTGCGGCCTGTGGGACCGCCTCGCCGTCCGCTGA
- the rsfS gene encoding ribosome silencing factor: protein MTTDSQTRQQLRAIVDAARERRAEDVTVLDLTGVSSTLDYFIICTATAGLQLSAVQENVRQKAQEAGLPRPSVEGPSERWLLMAFGGSIVVHIMTKDAREYYDLEGLWSDAGRIEFPEAPRAE, encoded by the coding sequence ATGACCACAGATTCCCAGACCCGACAGCAACTGCGCGCCATTGTGGACGCCGCGCGCGAGCGCCGCGCCGAAGACGTGACCGTCCTCGACCTGACGGGCGTAAGCAGCACCCTCGACTACTTCATCATCTGCACCGCCACGGCCGGACTACAGCTCAGCGCCGTGCAGGAAAACGTCCGCCAGAAGGCGCAGGAGGCCGGTCTGCCGCGCCCCAGCGTCGAAGGCCCCAGCGAACGCTGGCTGCTGATGGCCTTCGGCGGCAGCATCGTCGTGCACATCATGACCAAGGATGCCCGCGAGTACTACGACCTCGAAGGCCTGTGGAGCGACGCCGGGCGCATTGAGTTCCCTGAAGCGCCACGCGCAGAGTAA
- a CDS encoding peroxiredoxin has product MNLVGQLAPDFTLPASTGQTITLSSYRGHSAVVLVFYPLDFSPVCSMQLPEYSGRQDDFAEAGATVLGINRDSVHAHKAWAAEYGIDVPLLADMRLDVARLYGVAIDDRGISGRAVFLIDKGGVVRYEHVEEKTSDYTVRPEAVLAQLRAL; this is encoded by the coding sequence ATGAACCTCGTCGGTCAACTGGCCCCCGACTTCACCCTGCCCGCCTCGACGGGGCAGACCATCACCCTGAGCAGCTACCGGGGGCACAGCGCGGTCGTGCTGGTGTTCTATCCGCTCGATTTCAGTCCGGTGTGCAGCATGCAGCTTCCCGAGTATTCGGGGCGCCAGGACGACTTCGCCGAGGCGGGGGCGACGGTGCTGGGCATCAACCGTGACAGCGTTCACGCGCACAAGGCCTGGGCCGCCGAGTACGGCATCGACGTGCCGCTGCTGGCCGACATGCGCCTGGACGTGGCGCGGCTCTACGGGGTCGCCATCGACGACCGCGGGATCAGTGGGCGCGCCGTATTCCTGATCGACAAGGGCGGCGTCGTCCGCTACGAACACGTCGAGGAGAAGACCAGCGACTACACCGTGCGCCCCGAAGCGGTCCTGGCACAGCTGCGGGCGCTGTAG
- a CDS encoding zinc ribbon domain-containing protein, with protein MSETGPLQRLHRVQELDLNLDRLRDEEGNIPADLRAARAEQDRLNNELEDTEISLEGVEKKLRAQEQDLAGTREQIKRAQEEQDKNAFDARAQSQYGSRIQMLQERAEEMEEDLAPLRGRQQELGDRATSLRAEHRALRPSLSSLETADEQRVEDLRAQGEGTRQERAELVGGLDARTVREYDMIRRAKKGVGVSEVKGGRCSACNVMLPVNIQQKAAQGKLPPVKCPSCGRFLIRLDL; from the coding sequence ATGAGCGAGACCGGACCCCTTCAACGTCTGCACCGTGTTCAGGAACTCGACCTGAACCTTGACCGCCTGCGAGACGAGGAAGGCAACATTCCGGCGGACCTGCGCGCCGCCCGCGCCGAGCAGGACCGCCTGAACAACGAACTGGAAGACACCGAAATCTCACTGGAGGGTGTCGAGAAAAAACTCCGCGCCCAGGAGCAGGATCTCGCTGGCACCCGCGAGCAGATCAAGCGCGCCCAGGAGGAGCAGGACAAGAACGCCTTCGACGCCCGCGCCCAGAGCCAGTACGGCAGCCGCATCCAGATGCTTCAGGAGCGCGCCGAGGAGATGGAGGAAGACCTCGCGCCGCTGCGCGGACGCCAGCAGGAACTCGGAGACCGGGCCACCAGCCTGCGCGCCGAGCACCGCGCCCTGCGTCCCAGCCTGAGCAGCCTGGAAACTGCCGATGAGCAGCGTGTCGAGGACCTGCGCGCCCAGGGCGAGGGTACCCGCCAGGAGCGTGCCGAGCTGGTCGGCGGTCTCGACGCCCGCACCGTGCGCGAATACGACATGATCCGCAGGGCCAAGAAGGGCGTGGGCGTCTCGGAGGTCAAGGGCGGGCGCTGCTCGGCCTGCAACGTGATGCTGCCGGTCAACATTCAGCAGAAGGCTGCCCAGGGCAAGCTGCCCCCGGTGAAGTGCCCGTCCTGCGGCCGGTTCCTGATTCGTCTGGATCTCTGA